The Halalkalicoccus subterraneus genomic sequence CCACCTCAGCGAGAGCGAACGCGAGGTGACGGGTCTCATCGTCGCGCTCGCGGGCTATCTCGTCCACGACGTCCACGAACAGGTCCCCTTCATGTTGCTCGATTCGCTCGAAGCGCTCGACTCCGAGCGCATCGCCGCGCTCGTCGAGTACTTGGAGCAGTACGCCTCGTATATCGTCGTCGCGCTCCTGCCCGAGGACGCGAGCGCACTCGACGAGGACTACCCGCGGATCACCGAGATCTAGTAGAAATAATTGTAATTACAGCTCCCGAAGGAGCCGACGGACATGCCCCAAGGAATACTCGACACCGTACTCGTGTCGAATGTGCTCCCTGACTAGCTCGGTCGACCACGATGACGACTCGTAACCGGCCTCCTCCGGCGGCGCTTCGAACGTTTCGGCGAGTGCATCGCGCTCCTCGTCGCCGAGTTTTCGCGGCCGGCCGGAACGCGGTTCGTCCTCCAGGGCTTCCTCAAGCCCCCTCTCATCGAAGCGGTCGAGCCAGTAGTAGATCGTCGACTGCGGAACGCCGTACAGGCGGCTCAGATGCCCGACGGACCGACCATCAGTGTAAGCGAGCGCGATCATCAGCCGTTGAACTGCTTTGTGGTCCGTCGTCGCGGCCAGCGCGGTGCGGAGTTCGTCCCCCGTGATCGATTCGAGTTTCGCCATCGGCTCGAGTCGGTTGTACAATTAGTTATGTTTGACGGATCGTTCACGGACAAATGATGTGGTGATTAAACACATACTAAATAAAGTCTATGCTGATATATTAAGTTCCGGAGAACGCCTACAGTTCACAGACCTCGATTCCGGTGGTCGTAAACTCGTCCATCGCTTCGATACGCTCGGGTACCGCCTCCAAAGCGACGGTTCGCGTGACGAGTTGCGCGGGGTCGATCGCTCCGCTCGCGACGAACGAGAGGAGTTCGTCGTAGCGCGTCGGCGGCATCCCCCTCGACCCGAGGAAGTCTATCTCGCGGCCGACCATCGAGTCTGTGGGGAGGGAAACCTCCCCGCGTTCCGCGGCCGTGGAGAGTCCCATTTGGAGGTGCTGGCCCAGACCGCCGAGACAGTCCACCGAGTTCCGGCAGGTTTCTGCGATCCCCAGTGCGTCGACCGAGACCGCCGCGCCACCGTCGGTTCGCTCACGGATCCTCGCGGGGACGTTCCCGTCGCCCGCGACGGTTTCGTGGGCGCCGAGTTCGAGCGCTTTCTCCAAAGCTTCCTCCCGGATGTCGACGGCGATCACGCGTGCGCCGAGCGCGCCCGCGATCTGCACGGCCGAGAGCCCGACGCCGCCACAGCCGTGGACCGCGACCCAGTCGCCGGGCGTGAGCTCCGCGCGGTGGGCCAGGCCGTGATAGGCCGTCATGTACCGACAGCCGAGTGCGGCCGCGGCGGTCGCCTCGAGGTCGTCGGGGAGTTCGGTGAGGTTGTAGTCGGCGGCGGGCACCGCGACCCGGTCGGCGAACGCGCCCTGGCCGGCCGGTTCGAACCCCAGGGCAATACCGTCCTCACAAACGTTGCCGTGGCCGTTTCGACACCGCCGACAGGTGCCGTCGCCGAGGCTGAAGGGGACCGCTACCCGATCCCCCTCGCTCAGGGTTTCGACGCGCTCGCCCGCCTCGATCACCCGACCGGCGGGTTCGTGTCCGAGGATCTGGCCCTCAGGGGGAACGTCGTCGACCCACTCGCCGTGGCCCTTCCAGGCGTGCCAGTCCGACCGACAGATCCCGCAGGCCTCGACCGCGACGATCACACCGTCGTCGGGGCAGTCGGGTTCGGGGACCTCGGTGAGTTCGAGCGGTGCACCGTGTGATTCGAGGACGACTGCTCGCATGGGTTCACCCACGCGACGGATCGACAAGGTCCCTCGGGTTTCCCGGGCGAACCCGACGGTGATTTGACCCGACGGGCGGTAGGTCGATGTGTGAACCGCGAGCGCCAGTCGACACGGACGGAACGGGGGGATCGATAGCGTGGGCGGGATCCGGCTCGACGGCCTCTCGAAGCGCTACGGGGGTGACGGCGGTGTCGACGCGGTGTCGGATCTCTCGCTCGACATCGAGGACGGCGAGTTCTTCACCCTGCTGGGACCGTCGGGCTGTGGGAAGACGACGATCCTACGTACGATCGCGGGGTTCGAAGCACCGACCGAGGGAACGGTTTCGTTCGGCCGGGAAACGATGGACGGCGTACCGCCCGAAGAGCGCGATATCGGGATCGTCTTCCAGAACTACGCGCTGTTCCCCCATATGAGCGTGGCCGAAAACGTCGCCTACGGACTCCGGTTTCGTGATCCGCCCGGCGGCGGCTCGGAACAGCGGGTCGAAGAGCTGCTCGACCTCGTCGATCTCGGCGGGATGGGCGGGCGGGATCCCGAACAGCTCTCGGGCGGCCAACAGCAGCGCGTCGCGCTCGCGCGTGCGCTGGCTCCGGGTCCGCGCCTCCTCCTGCTCGACGAGCCACTGAGCGCACTCGACGCGCGGTTGCGAACCGATCTCAGGGCGCAGATCAGGCGAATCCAGTCCGACCTCGGCGTCACGACGGTGTACGTCACCCACGATCAGGCCGAGGCACTCGCGATCAGCGACCGGATCGCGGTGTTGCGCGACGGTCGCGTCGAACAGATCGACACTCCCCGGGGGATCTACCGGAATCCGACTACCCCGTTCGTCGCCAGCTTCATCGGCGAGAACAACGTTTTCGATGCGCGCGTGCGCGAAAGCGGGGCTGAATCCACTCGCCTCGAAATCGAGGGCGAATCTATCACCGGTCCCCCGCTCGAAACCGCCGCTGAGAGCGTACTGTGCTGTGTTCGCCCGGAGGCGTTCTCGATGGACGGGGGCGAAAACCGGCTCGACGTCGCCGTCGAGAGCTGGGAGTTCCTCGGCGAGTCGGTGCGGGTCCACTGTCGCTGGCTCGGACGGGAACTCGTCGTTCGTACCTCGGACGTCCCCCACTCGGAGACGCTGACGGTCGGATTCGATCCTGAGGACGTCCACGCCATCGAAACGCGCTGAGAAACCGTTTTGTCCGTGCGAGCGATACTATCATTCATTCCAGTGATCAAGTGGCCCCACGATTTCGACTCGGGGCTCGGACTCGCCTGTCAGACGCGCGTCGAAGGTGACGCTGAGGTGGAAAAACACGGCGGGTTCTGGGGACAAAAGGTCGATACGTAGACCTCAAGCGGACACCACGATAGCGCGTGGGTGGCGGCGGAATCGACGGTAGCGGGCGTATCGAGCGATACCTGCTCGGCGTGGGTGTGCATTGCCTCGCCGACGTCGTCGTTTTCGAGTTCGATCAGGTACCGGACCGTCGGCCCGGGGGACAGATGGTCGATTACCTGACCGGCGACTCTCGTCTAGTCGTCCTCCGGAGCGAACCTATAAAGCCGGTCGCACCACCTCCTCTGGAGAGGTGTTCCGACGATGTCGTCGTCTACCTATCGTACCGTCTCTGTATTAGGCTAACCTAAAAATATGAAATTTCCGGCTGACGGCCACTAAAACGAAACGGCCACAAGGCGGCGGTGATTTTTTAGGTACTCCTAAAAAACAGTCGTTTCTCTAGATATTTGGGTATTGGAACCATCTGATGGTTCTGAGTGGTTTTCAAGGGCAACCCTTATGTCGGTGGCCGCCTTTCTCCCGAGTAGATGACGAACGACGCCGATGAGACGTTGTGGCCGCCTGCGATGTTCGCGAATCAGATGCAGGAAGCCGGCGAAGAGGCTGTCGAACGGCAACAGGAGCTGTTCACACAGTGGATGTCGGGAATGAATCCGACCGGTTCGTCGGGGATGGGCGGGCTGTCCCAGCTCTCGGCGATGAGCATGGGGGCGGCGACGTTCAAGACCCGTGTCCAGAGCGGTGGCCGGATCAGTATTCCCGACGCGGAACGAGAGGCGCTCGGAATCGACGAGGGCGACATCGTTCAAACGATCGTCATCCCCCTCAATACCAATACGGAGACCAACGATGACTGACACACTTATGACCCCGATGTTCGACGCACAGCGCACGATGATCAACCAGAGCAACGAGCTGTTCAAACAGAACCTGAAGCTCCAGCACGACGCCTTCGAGGCGTTCCGGGGCACCTTCGACACCCAGGAGTCGACCCAGCGCCGCGGGGTCGAGGCGACCCAGCGCGCGGTCGATGCCTACTTTGAGGCGATCGAGGACGCCGGCGGCGAGGCGGGCGTTCAGGAGGTCCACGAGGCCGTCGACGAGCAGTTCGACGTCCTCCTCGACCTCCACGAGCAGTCGTGGGACACCGTCGAGCAGCTCTCCGAGGAGAACGCGGCGGCCTACGAGCAGCTCGTCGAGCAACTCGAGACGATCGCCGACGATTCGACGGAGATGGCCGTCGAAGCCAGCGAGCAGGCCGAAGAACAGAGCGAGATCGCGATCGAGTCCACCGAGGACGCGGTCGAGCAGTAAGCGAACACGAACACAGCTTTTTGAGAGCGACCCCCGATACTATAACCCATGCCAGAGATGACCTCACCGATGGCCGACCCCGAACAGTGGAACGAATTCATGCAGACGATGAACCAGCAGTTCGCCCAGGCGCTCGAACAGAACGTCGAGGCCCAGGCGTCGTTCGTCGAATCGTGGGTCGACGCCGTCGAGGAGGCGACCGACCCCAAGCAGTTCGAGGACGGTGCCGAGGGATACGCGAACGCGTACACGACGTGGATGGAGGCCTCCCAACAGGCCTACGAGCGCTCGATGGACCTCGCATCGGGCGAAGAGGTCCGCCCCGAGGAGTTCCGCGACATCTGGCTCAGCGCCGCCAACGAGGCGTTCAAGGACATCACCGACACGACGGCTTTTGCTGCCGTGACCGGTAAGACCGTCGAGGAAGCCCTCGACTACCGCCAGGAGGTCGACGAGATGGCCGACGAGACACTGCATAACCTCGGATTTGCCACTAAGAACGACGTTCAGGAGGTCGGCGAGCGCCTGATCGAACTCGAGCGCCGCCAGCACGCCGTCGAGAACAAACTCGATACGGTCATCGAGCACCTCGAAGGCGAGGACGAGGAATGACCTCGAACCCGTTTACCATGGGGTTCGACCTCTATCGCCAAAGCTGGGAGCAGGCGACCGAAACGCTCGAAAAGAGCGTCGACGCGCCCGAACAGCTCGAACGGATGGCCGAGGTCGACGTCGGCCAGACCCCAAGCGAGGTCGTCTACGAGGAGAACAAACTCGAACTGCTGCATTACGAGTCCCAGACCGACGAGCAGCACGACGTCCCAATCCTCATCGTCTACGCGCTGATCAACAAGCCGTACATCCTCGACCTCCAGCCCGATCGCAGCGTCATTCGAACTCTGCTCGAGAACGGGTTCGACGTCTACATGATCGACTGGAACGAGCCATCGACGATGGACGCCTCCCTCACGCTTGAGGACTACGTCGAGCGCTACACCGACAACTGCGTCGACGTGGTGCGCGAGCGCTCGGGGCAGGACTCGATCAATCTCCTGGGGTACTGCATGGGCGGAACGATGAGCGTGATGTACGCCGCGCTCCACCCCGAGAAGGTCCGGAACCTCGGACTGATGGCCGCGGGCCTCTGCTTTACGGGGACCGGCGGCGTCCTCGAACAGTGGGGCGACGAGGAGTACTACTCGCCCGAGGCCGTCACCGACGCCTTCGGGAACGTCCCCGCGGACTTCCTCGACATCGGCTTCGCGACCATGGACCCCGTCCAGAACTTCCTCACGAAGTACGTCCAGCTCTACGACAACATCGAGGACGAGGAGTTCGTCGAGAACTTCGCGCGCATGGAGCAGTGGATCGGCGACGGTATCGACGTCGCGGGCGCTGCCTACGAGCAGTTCCTCACCGACATCTACCAGGAGAACAAGCTCGCCGAAAACGAGCTGTATCTGGGCGAGAAGCACATCGACCTCTCGGAGATCGACATGCCCCTGCTTCAGATCATGGGCGAGTACGACCATCTGATCCCGCCGGAGGCGAGCAAACCGTTCAACGATCTGGTCGCGAGCGAGGACACGACCACGATGGAGTTCCCGACGGGTCACATCGGCCTCTCCGTCTCCTCGCGGTCCCACGCCGAGCTCTGGCCGAGCGTCTGTGAGTGGTACGCCGAGCGCTCGACGGCCGAGGACGACGAGCCAGACGAGGGAGCGGAGGCCGAGCCGATCACCGAGCCCGAAGAGTCCGACGCCGCGCTCGCGGAAGACGTCGCGGGCGACGAGACGGGCACCGAGGAAGACGCCACTGTCGACCGGGAAAGCTCCGGGAGAGAACCAATGGAGGGGACCGACCTCCAGACGATCTCCGGCATCGGTCCCACGTTCGCCGGGCGTCTCGAAGACGCCGGCGTTCCGAACGTCGAGGCTCTCGCCGGGTCGGATCCCGGCGAACTCGCCGACGAACTCGATGTCACCTCGACCAACCTGGTCGAGGACTGGGTGGCCGAGGCGAGCGATAGCGTCGAAAACTGAGTCGCATCCAGGGTCGCGCCCACGATATCGATCTCTCGGGACAACACTTAGGGTGGCACGGTAGCATATCTCATTTCGGAGCGGGGCATCCGACTCCGGATTCACTATGGAACTCGAAGGTCGCACCTGCCTGGTCACAGGCTCGTCACGGGGTATCGGTCGCGGAATCGCAGGGGAACTCGCAAACGAGGGCGCGAACGTCGCCATCAACTATCGGGCCTCATCGGCCGCGGCGGAGGAGGTCGTCGACGGAATCAACACGACGGGTGGGTCGGCGATGGCGACCCAAGCCGACGTCACCGAGGAGGCGGAGGTCGCGGCGATGCACGAGGAGATCACCGACGCGTTCGGTCCCGTGGACATCCTCGTCAACAACGCCGGGATCAACGTCGACACCCTCTTCTCGGAGATGACGCGCGCCGAGTGGGATCGCGTCATCGACGTGGACCTCACGGGCGCATTCGTCTGCACCAAGGAGTTCTTCGACGACATCGCCGCCGCCGAGGAGGGACGACTGATCAACATCTCCTCGATCGTTGGCAAACAAGGGAACCTCGGACAGGCGAACTACGCCGCCGCCAAGAGCGGGATGTTCGGGCTCACACGAACGCTTGCGCTCGAACTCGCCGACAGCGGATCGACGGCCAACTGTGTCGCCCCCGGGTTCACCGAGACCGAGATGATCGAGGGGATCCCACAACAAGTACGCGAGAAGATCAAATCGGAGATCCCGCTCGGCCGCTTCGCGACCATCGAGGAGATCGCTTGCACCGTTGCGTTCGTCGCGAGTCCCAAGGCCTCCTACATCACCGGCGAGGTGCTCGACGTCAACGGCGGCATGGACCTGTAAGTCGCCCTCGTTCCGTTCGTGTCGATCCTCGTGGATACTAGGGATAGTTCCCACCAACTGGGAACTGTCGCCGGGATGTATTCGGCGTCTCGTCCAACGATCACATGTGAGATGAGCACGATGGAAACCACAACCGGAACCACGACGGAGTTCGAAAACGTGCCGACTGAGGGCATCCGCTCGCGGATCGCCGGTGTCGCCGTCGGCCTCCGCCTCCTGATGGGCTGGATCTTCCTGACGGCCGGCATCGGGAAGCTGACCGGCGAGCCGTTCGACGCCGCGGGCTACCTCGCGAACGTCGATCCGACCAGCCCCACGGCGGGGCTCTACGGGGCGATGGCCGCGAACCCGATGCTGATGGACCTGATCAACGTCGCCGTTCCGTGGGGGCAGGTCCTGATCGGGCTGGGCCTGCTGGTCGGGGGACTAGTGAGGGTGGCCGCGTTCTTCGGGGCGCTCCAGATGGCGGCGTTCTACTTCGGCAACTGGGAGCTCGCGGGCGCATACGAGGTCCTCACCGGGTTCGTCACCTCGGAGCTCGTCTACCTGGCGGTCCTCGTTGCGATCGGCGCGCTCGCCGCGGGGCGCTACTGGGGACTCGACGCGATCATCGCCCGCTACGAGCGGGAGGAGGTGCCGGTAGCCGAGCGCTACCCTCGGCTGCGATACCTGCTCGGTTGAGTGGGGACGTTCGGGTCGGCCTCCTCCTAGGAATTCGGTGTCATAACATAGCAGATATAGTCCCCCCGTGTGAGCAATCGGTATGGACCGCGTAGCGATCATCGGCGCATCGATGACCCAGTTCGGCCAGCGGGAGGGCTGGCTTCGAGACCTCCTCGTGGAGGCCGCACTCGATTGTCTCGACGACGGGGAAATCGAGGCGGGCGAGATCGAACATCTGTACGTCTCGAACATGGCCAGCGGCGAGTTCGAGGGCCAAACTGGGGCCCCGAACATGCTCGCCCACGACATCGGGGCAGTGCCCGCGTACACACAGCGAGTCGACCAGACCAGTTCCTCGGGCGGGGCAGGCACCTACGCGGCGTGGCAGTCGGTCGCGAGCGGTGCGAGCGATCTGACCATGCTCGTCGGCGGCGAGAAGATGACGCATCGCTCGACGGCCGAGGCGACCGACGTGATCGCCTCGATCACGCATCCCTACGAGTACAAACAGGGGGTCACGCTCCCCTCCTTTGCGGGATTGACCGCCCGACACTACCTCGACAAATACGACGCGCCCCGCGAGAGTTTGGGCAAGGTCGCGGTGAAGAACCACAAGAACGGCGTCGACAATCCCCACGCCCAGTTCCAGAAGGAGGTGAGTTTAGAGGAAGTCCTCGAATCGCCGATCGTCGCCGACCCCCTCCGGCTCTATGACTTCTGTCCCATTACCGACGGGTCGGGGGCACTGCTTCTGTGTCCCGAGTCGAAGGCCGAGGAGTACACCGACGACTACGCCGTGATCGCGGGCGTGGGCGGCGCGACCGACACCCACGTCGTTCACGAGCGCGAGGACCCGACCGTGATGGGCGGCGTGGTCGAAAGCGGGAAGATCGCCTACGAGATGGCCGATCTGGGCCCCGAAGACATCGACGTGGCCGAACTCCACGACATGTTCACCATCTTGGAGTTCCTCCAGAGTGAGGATCTGGGCTTCTTCGAGAAGGGCGAGGGCTGGAAGGCCGTCGAGGAGGGTGTCACGGAAAAGGACGGCGACCTCCCAGTGAACACGTCGGGCGGGCTGAAATCGAAGGGCCATCCGCTGGGAGCCAGCGGCGTCGCACAGATCTACGAACTCTACCAGCAGGTCCGCGGCGAGGCGGGACCGCGTCAGGTCGACGCCGAAACGGGCATCGCCTGTAACGTCGGCGGGTTCGGCAACTGCGTGATCACCACCATCCTGGAGGCAGCACGATGAGCATGAACGCGATCAAGTACGACGACGGCACGATCAGCTATCCCGCCCACCCGCGAGGGTTGGAGGGCGGCGAACCGGTCGAGGAGATCGACCTCACGGAGCGAGTAGCGCAGATCGTGACGTGGACGACCTCGACGGCCACCCCGCCGGGCGTGCGCCAGCCCAACCACCTCGCGATCGTCGAGTTCGAGATCGACGGACAGGTGGTCAGAGTCCTCGGCCAACTCACGACCGGCGAGGTCGAGATCGGCGACGAGGTCCGGCCGACCTACGTCGAGGAACTGCGCGAGCCGGGTGCGGGGATGCGCGAGCCCGAGAGCCAGGACTGGGACGGCTATCGGTTCGAGCCGACCCAGTAAACTCCCGTTCGAACCGACGAGGAGAGCCGGCCAAGTGATTTCGGTCGAACAGCTACTCCTCGTCGTCCGCGTCGTCCAAGTCGTCCGTTTCCTCGTCCTTGTTCTCATCGAGTTCCGCACGGATCGAGTCGAGTTCGTCCTCGACGTCTATTTCGACGCCGCCGTCGGCAGTCGAACCCGCCTGCGGGCCGCTCTCGCGCTCGACGTCGCGAGCGCGCTGGCGGTCGCGCTCGACCTCGCCGATGCGATCTGCGATCTCCTCGCGCAGGTCGCGGGCCTCCTGCAGGACGTCGCGTGCGTCGCCGTTTTCCGGAAGGGTGTCCCCGCGCGTCGCCTCCTGGAGGTCTTCAAGAACCCGGTCGAGTCGGTCGAGACTCCGGCGGCTCGCGTCCGCGGCGCGTCGGCGGGTGCGTTCGGCCTCCTCGCCGGCGGCGCGCCCCGAGTCCGCGAGCCGCAGTGCCCCCTGCAGGAGTTCGAGCGCACGGACGTTCGCCTCGAGCACCGCGATGGCCGTGGGAATGGCCTGCTGGTCGGCAAACCGGATCAGCTCGCCGGGCGTCGGCGGACGGGGCAGTCCGCCGGGACCGCGGGGCGGTCGCGGTTCGATCTCCCGGCGCAGTTCCTCCAAGGTGCGCTGGAGTTCGTCGACGCGCTCCTCCAGGTCGTCCTCGCGTGTCATACCCGTCCTTGGACGGGCGAGCGGAAAAAGGGTCGACTCAGAACGCCCGATCGTACTGGACCGGCGGCTCGACGTCTTCGCCCAACTCTTGAGCGGCGTGCAGCGTGAAGTAGGGATCGCGCAGGTGCTCGCGGCCGATGATCGTCAGATTCGCGTCGCCCTCGCGGATCAGCTCGTCGGCCTGCTCGACCTCGGTGATCCCGCCGACCGCGCCGACCGCGATGTCGGTGTCGCGCTCCTCGCTGACCTGCGCCGCGAGCGGGAGCTGGCTCGCGGAGCCCTCGTCGGGGAGCTGCTGGTCGGGGTGGAGCATCCCGCTGGAGACGTCGAGCAGGTCCGCGCCGAGGCCGTACAGCTCGTCCGCGAGCTCGACGGACCCCTCGATGGTCCACGACTCGCGCTCGGGCAGCCAGTCCGTTCCCGAGATCCGCACGAAGACGGGCTTTTCGTCGGGCCAGACCTCCCGAACCGCCTCAGTGACCTGTCGGACCAGTCGGGTTCGGTTCTCGAAGCTCCCCCCGTACTCGTCGGTGCGGTCGTTGGTCACCGGCGAGAGGAACTCGTGGAGCAGGTAGCCGTGGGCGGCGTGGACCTCCGCGATCTCGAAGCCAGCGTCGAGTGCGCGTTCGGCGGCCGCACGGTAGTCCTCGATGACGCCCTCGATGTCGGCCTGCGTCATCGCATTCTGCTCGGGCGTCTCGCCCTCGTACGGCCAGGGGTCCTCGTTCGGGGCCAGCACCTCCCAGCCGCCCTCGTCGGGCTGGAGCGGCTCGTTGCCCTCCCACGGACGGCTCTTGCTCGCCTTGCGGCCCGCGTGGGCGAGCTGAATCGCCGGAACGCTCCCCTGATCGCTGATGAACTCCGCGATCGGCGCAAGGCGCTCCTTGTGCTCGTCGCTCCAGATCCCCAGGTCTTCGGGGGTGATCCGGCCCTCGGGCGAGACCGCGGTCGCCTCGGTCATGACGACGCCCGCGCCGCCGACCGCCCGTGAGCCCAGATGGACGCGGTGCCACTCGGTGGCCAGTCCGTCGCGATCCTCACAGGAGTACTGACACATCGGCGAGACCATCACGCGGTTCGGGAGCTCCGTCTCGCGGAGCGCAAGGGAATCGAAGAGGTCTGTCATCGACCACCCTAAGGTGGCGAGGGGAAAAGGCTCCGCGGCATCGGAGGGGGTTGCCGCCTCGACGACCTTGCCGGGATCGAGGGATACCAAAGGGAGCGCGAAAAACGGAGGGCATGGCACTCAGTACCGAGGAGATCATGCAGCTCAGCCTCGACCTGGTCGGGTGGAAGAAGGTCCCCGCCGACAGTCAGGTGTACGTCCCGGGCGAGGACATCGAGAGCGCTCTCGTGGGAATCGATCTCGAGAGTCCCGAGATCCAACTCGCCGAGCGCGAGGGCTACGACCTGGCGCTCGCCCATCACCCCGTCGGCGAGAGCGCACGCCTCGATTTTTCGGCCGTTCTCTCCCGCCAGATCGAGTTCATGACTGCCCACGGCGTTCCGGAGAGCGAAGCGGAGGCGGCCGTCTCGGACCTCCGAGAGAACGTCGAGTTCGGTGCGCACAGTTCGAACTACCGCCACGACCCTAGCGTGGCCGAACTGCTCGACCAGCCCTACGTGAACATCCACCTCGCACCCGACGAGATCGGCCGCCGGCGGTTCGTCGAGGTCGCCGAAGGGATGGATGAGGGGAGCTCCGTCGGGGAGTTCGTCGACGAGTTGGAGAAAATCCCCGAACTCGATGAGGCCGCAACCGATGTGGAAGTTCGAGTCGGCGGTGAAGAAAACGACCTGGGCGAGGTCGCCGTTCACCACGCTGCGGGTACCAACGGCGGTGCGGACGTCGCATGGGCGTACTTCGAGAACGGGGTCGATACGGTCCTCTACATCCACGTCGGTGCGGGCGACGCCCGCGAACTGCGCGAGGAGTTCGAAGGGAACACCCTCGTCGTGACGGGTCACATCGCGAGCGATGCGATCGGGCTGAACGCCCTGATCGACGCCCTCGAGGAACGGGGCGTCGAGTGTACGACGATCTCGGGCTGTTCGATCGGCCGAAGGTAGATGGCTTTTGGCCGACCAAAACCTATATGCGTTTAGGCCCACCTAAGTCGATACATGGCTGTCACGGACGCGCACGACGTCGATCCGACCGACGAAAACGACGACCAGGAAGAGCCCGCCGCCATCGTCTCGGCCCTCCGTACCTCCCCTGATCGAACCGTCTTCACCGAAGACGGAAACTCCGAGGGCTGGATCGCGACCGATCACACCGTCGAGCTCTCCCGCTAGATCGGTTGGACTCTGCCGCACCTCCGGCTAGCGTAGTCCTTTCTCCACTCAAAAAACAACTGATCGAAGCTCCGGTGTATTACTCGTGGATCGCTTCCTCGACGACGAGGGTGTCGTCCTCGAGGTAGTGATGGAAGTGGTGGGCGTCGTCCTCGACGATCACGAGCGACTCGCGGAGGATCTCCTCGCTGCCGTAGTCGCCCAGATCGCCCGCGAGCTGGACGTGCTCGCGCATCCGCTCGACGGTTTCGGCGTAGATCTCCAGATCGTTCGACAGC encodes the following:
- a CDS encoding DoxX family membrane protein → MSTMETTTGTTTEFENVPTEGIRSRIAGVAVGLRLLMGWIFLTAGIGKLTGEPFDAAGYLANVDPTSPTAGLYGAMAANPMLMDLINVAVPWGQVLIGLGLLVGGLVRVAAFFGALQMAAFYFGNWELAGAYEVLTGFVTSELVYLAVLVAIGALAAGRYWGLDAIIARYEREEVPVAERYPRLRYLLG
- the phaC gene encoding class III poly(R)-hydroxyalkanoic acid synthase subunit PhaC, yielding MTSNPFTMGFDLYRQSWEQATETLEKSVDAPEQLERMAEVDVGQTPSEVVYEENKLELLHYESQTDEQHDVPILIVYALINKPYILDLQPDRSVIRTLLENGFDVYMIDWNEPSTMDASLTLEDYVERYTDNCVDVVRERSGQDSINLLGYCMGGTMSVMYAALHPEKVRNLGLMAAGLCFTGTGGVLEQWGDEEYYSPEAVTDAFGNVPADFLDIGFATMDPVQNFLTKYVQLYDNIEDEEFVENFARMEQWIGDGIDVAGAAYEQFLTDIYQENKLAENELYLGEKHIDLSEIDMPLLQIMGEYDHLIPPEASKPFNDLVASEDTTTMEFPTGHIGLSVSSRSHAELWPSVCEWYAERSTAEDDEPDEGAEAEPITEPEESDAALAEDVAGDETGTEEDATVDRESSGREPMEGTDLQTISGIGPTFAGRLEDAGVPNVEALAGSDPGELADELDVTSTNLVEDWVAEASDSVEN
- a CDS encoding ABC transporter ATP-binding protein; protein product: MGGIRLDGLSKRYGGDGGVDAVSDLSLDIEDGEFFTLLGPSGCGKTTILRTIAGFEAPTEGTVSFGRETMDGVPPEERDIGIVFQNYALFPHMSVAENVAYGLRFRDPPGGGSEQRVEELLDLVDLGGMGGRDPEQLSGGQQQRVALARALAPGPRLLLLDEPLSALDARLRTDLRAQIRRIQSDLGVTTVYVTHDQAEALAISDRIAVLRDGRVEQIDTPRGIYRNPTTPFVASFIGENNVFDARVRESGAESTRLEIEGESITGPPLETAAESVLCCVRPEAFSMDGGENRLDVAVESWEFLGESVRVHCRWLGRELVVRTSDVPHSETLTVGFDPEDVHAIETR
- a CDS encoding thiolase family protein, which produces MDRVAIIGASMTQFGQREGWLRDLLVEAALDCLDDGEIEAGEIEHLYVSNMASGEFEGQTGAPNMLAHDIGAVPAYTQRVDQTSSSGGAGTYAAWQSVASGASDLTMLVGGEKMTHRSTAEATDVIASITHPYEYKQGVTLPSFAGLTARHYLDKYDAPRESLGKVAVKNHKNGVDNPHAQFQKEVSLEEVLESPIVADPLRLYDFCPITDGSGALLLCPESKAEEYTDDYAVIAGVGGATDTHVVHEREDPTVMGGVVESGKIAYEMADLGPEDIDVAELHDMFTILEFLQSEDLGFFEKGEGWKAVEEGVTEKDGDLPVNTSGGLKSKGHPLGASGVAQIYELYQQVRGEAGPRQVDAETGIACNVGGFGNCVITTILEAAR
- a CDS encoding poly(R)-hydroxyalkanoic acid synthase subunit PhaE, with product MTSPMADPEQWNEFMQTMNQQFAQALEQNVEAQASFVESWVDAVEEATDPKQFEDGAEGYANAYTTWMEASQQAYERSMDLASGEEVRPEEFRDIWLSAANEAFKDITDTTAFAAVTGKTVEEALDYRQEVDEMADETLHNLGFATKNDVQEVGERLIELERRQHAVENKLDTVIEHLEGEDEE
- a CDS encoding AbrB/MazE/SpoVT family DNA-binding domain-containing protein, with the protein product MTNDADETLWPPAMFANQMQEAGEEAVERQQELFTQWMSGMNPTGSSGMGGLSQLSAMSMGAATFKTRVQSGGRISIPDAEREALGIDEGDIVQTIVIPLNTNTETNDD
- a CDS encoding beta-ketoacyl-ACP reductase, with amino-acid sequence MELEGRTCLVTGSSRGIGRGIAGELANEGANVAINYRASSAAAEEVVDGINTTGGSAMATQADVTEEAEVAAMHEEITDAFGPVDILVNNAGINVDTLFSEMTRAEWDRVIDVDLTGAFVCTKEFFDDIAAAEEGRLINISSIVGKQGNLGQANYAAAKSGMFGLTRTLALELADSGSTANCVAPGFTETEMIEGIPQQVREKIKSEIPLGRFATIEEIACTVAFVASPKASYITGEVLDVNGGMDL
- a CDS encoding zinc-dependent alcohol dehydrogenase family protein; this translates as MRAVVLESHGAPLELTEVPEPDCPDDGVIVAVEACGICRSDWHAWKGHGEWVDDVPPEGQILGHEPAGRVIEAGERVETLSEGDRVAVPFSLGDGTCRRCRNGHGNVCEDGIALGFEPAGQGAFADRVAVPAADYNLTELPDDLEATAAAALGCRYMTAYHGLAHRAELTPGDWVAVHGCGGVGLSAVQIAGALGARVIAVDIREEALEKALELGAHETVAGDGNVPARIRERTDGGAAVSVDALGIAETCRNSVDCLGGLGQHLQMGLSTAAERGEVSLPTDSMVGREIDFLGSRGMPPTRYDELLSFVASGAIDPAQLVTRTVALEAVPERIEAMDEFTTTGIEVCEL
- a CDS encoding helix-turn-helix domain-containing protein, whose product is MAKLESITGDELRTALAATTDHKAVQRLMIALAYTDGRSVGHLSRLYGVPQSTIYYWLDRFDERGLEEALEDEPRSGRPRKLGDEERDALAETFEAPPEEAGYESSSWSTELVREHIRHEYGVEYSLGHVRRLLREL
- a CDS encoding PhlB family protein, with the protein product MSMNAIKYDDGTISYPAHPRGLEGGEPVEEIDLTERVAQIVTWTTSTATPPGVRQPNHLAIVEFEIDGQVVRVLGQLTTGEVEIGDEVRPTYVEELREPGAGMREPESQDWDGYRFEPTQ